ctccgaagagggacaagatctaacaATAACTAAACTACACAAGCAAAAGAAGCTTTGAAAACTTAAAGGCAAACGGCAACAAAACACTCTTTACGAGGCAACCGACTATAACTATGGTTCTTTGACTTAAGGCTGGTGAGACTCGAAAaaggacaagacacactggcacaggacaaagggaagaCGCAGACTCTAAGCAaactgtgtgattacttagttAGTAACGGTTTGTTGAACAAATTCcggtcaggatttagaatccgtcacagcacagagacagcactattgaaagacctttttaaggcatcagatgatggacttgtctctgtactcgtcctgttggatcttagtgcagcatttgacaccatagatcataagatcctgttatagagactagaacaacatatagggatcagaggaactgcattagactggtttaaatcatatgtATCAGATAGGTTTCAATCTGCtaatgtcaacaatgacccctccatgcacatgcaagttagtcatggagttccacaaggttctgtccttggaccgatattcttcaccttatatatgctccccttaggcaacatcgtgagaaagcaccacatacactaccattgttacgcagatgacacccagctgtacatttctctgaagcatgatgaatctaatcacttagttcaacttcaggaatgtctcaagaacatcgaggcctggatgacccaaaacgtcctacttctaaattcagacaaaactgaggtcgttgtaatcggccctaaacatcttagagaatcactgtctgaacagatagtcaccttggatggtgtcagtttggcctccagctcaactgtgaggaaccttggagttatgtttgaccaggacatgtcatttgacccacacataaaacaagtctatAGGACAGCTTtttccagcttttttttttaagttaaactAAAAAGGTTccttttttgataaagcctatagttagttctggatcagatgagtcctgaaccatcacttagttatgctgctataggtctagactgctgggggaactcccatcatgcactgagcacttcaccacttctctgtctctcttccccccacattcatttattaatacatgtcaataactatgtcacTTTTTTCCCCCATAAGTACtctttatatttctctctctcatttcagatatttatgactccagaactgcaggagaaccactattattattttttgtattgACAACAATACTAATTATTAccatatgaattgttgctgttatcaataataatcctaacttctttacactggtattatttacattttaactagtcagatcagatacctgatggtgctcaagtgttcctggtctttctcgtctctctctctccccctcctccccctccccactatcacgctatcttctctcccctcttttccacccatctctcttctcctcccccctttttctttgctcaccccaaccggtcgaagcagatgaccgcccacattgagcctggttcttctagaggtttctctctgttaatgagggagtttttcctccacagttgccaaagtgctgctcattgtgggaactgttgggtttctctatattaatacgattttaaggtctttaccttctatgtaaagtgccttgaaataatgtatattatgatttagcgctatagaaataaaattgaattgaaattgaattaaataacaTTGATGTTCAGCTTTGGTCAGGCAGGCTGTAGTTTGTTCTAGCTGTGTtgtcttctctagattcatgaaACTTGCAACATCTCTCACAATCACTCATTGTATGTCTGTTTTGATTAATTTGCATCTTCTATAATTTAAGATTCTACAGTAAAAAGAAACGTTTTTAAAGTGctaggaggaaggaggaaggataACAAAGGAGATGCGGAACATCTGAGTCACTTGCCAATAAAGACGAGCAGCAGTCCCACTGCGACTTGTAGCGTGATAGACAGAGACAGCAGGACAATGAGAGGGAGGTAGAAGCGGTACTGAGGCCCCACATAGAGAACAGTCTTCAGCTGGGATGAGTTGGCCATCAACAGAGCGACATCCAGCATGCTCTGAGCTGCACTCTTCTTCGTGGCATAGTGGTTAATGTTGATGGAGCGATACACTTTTCCAGTGCGCCCTGTCACTGCCTGCGAGTTGAAGAAAGTCAAACTTCAGCTACTGTGGATGAACAACATCACAGAGGTACTAAATTGCAGCCACTGCATACGTACAGTTCAATCATTGACAGTTATTCTGGGTTTTTTGATAAGACTAGTCGGCATGTGTACATGGTAAATCTGTCTtcatatagtgcttttctagtcttgatgtaCAGGCAAAAGCTCTTCACACGACGATTTACTGCATTGGAAGCAATGCGTCAACCCCCCAAATTGCAATTTGGCGATCGTTGTCATGCCAAAGGTTATTTAGGCACGCAGAACGGGAGAAACAGGGATCAAACCTCCAACCCAATGGTTAGTGGATAACCCACTCAACCTCCTGAACTACAGAAGCCCAAAATGCACACTAATATTCCACTATGACACatatataacaatatttataatttgataTGAGTTATGGAAACCGCATATTAGAATTGTAAAAAACGATTTAGCATTTTGTGATGACAACATGTAGAATATGATGTTATTATACAGACAAGCTATTTGGAAGTGGAAAACTTTCCACCATCAGCTTCATATCACATTCGTCACATGTTGCTTTATCAAATTATTGTGTTTTATCAGgcatataaaaacaattaagaAAATGGTCTATTTTGGAAGAAGAGCAAAACCCAGAAtattttgtgcatgttttttctctttcacatgtCCGATTGCTCTGTACATTTGTGCACACGTCACAATGGTTTATTCCAAACACAGACAGGTGTTTTGTTGCTATGAACTAAGGTGTGGCAGTGAGAGGAAAAGTGGGAGTGGCAGAGCGACAGATGATGACTCACTTGGCCGGAGGGAAAGGCGACAAGACGCAACATGTTGTCAGACGTTCTTCTACCTAAAGAAATCTAGTGAGCTAACAAGTCATGTCATGAATTTATACGTGCTAGTGCGGAGAGAGTGAACTGTCCGTAGGCAGAAGGGCTGTACATGAGGTGATGTCAGACACAGGTAAACTGTTCGGGATTGAAGTGTCTATACCCTCATCTCCCACAGCACCACTGACAGAAAACCACTGTTTTGTATCATCACTGGCAAAGGCATGGCATATTCTCAGGGCTTTACCCATGAGACGTCACACCTGGGTGCAGTTCTCTTTGAGCCGCAGTGCTTTCATTCAGCTCTATGCACAGCTGACTACTGTGGGAAAAAGCATGAGGTTCTGTCACCCCTGACATTTGACATTCCTGTAACAGACTTTAAAGCAGAGATCCCCAACCTGGAGGTCGTGACCCTCAGAGGGGTTGaaagattttattgtcttttCGTCTTCtccagacttttcttttttttaatttgggaaAACAGGGGAGACAACACTCAGTTGAACTGGTCACCACTGTTACTGGCAGACATACAGTATACTTCATTAAAGAAGTTcactaaaaaaacaacaggccCCAAATGATAAAAGGACAAGTGTCGATATTAACTATATtgaattgtgtatttattatctttataGACACTAAAGTACTTGGTCTCCTACTGTAGTTAAGCTTCAGTGTTTTGTCTGCCGAATAACTGAAAGTAAATGGTACAGTGTTCTATACATAGATGTGTATCAATTTTACAATCTGCTTAATGTTACGATAATGATGTGAAACACAATcttaagttgttttttaaatatcaagGGAACAAATGAAACGATCCAGTACTATGTACAGTAGATGAATACATGACAACCATTTAACTTTACTGTATTGAAGAGCAGAACAGAACAGTAAAATCAGAGGActtgtcagtgtctgtgttacCCACCTCTATGTCGCCCACTTTACTCAGAGGTATGTCCTGTCTGTTCAGTCTGTCCATCGTTTGCTGACTCAACGTTCGATGTGATGGATGAAGTGCGCTGGGATGAAGTCTCTGCTGTTGAGCGAGCAGACAGGACTAACAAGTTAGGCTACTCCTCCAGTCGCAGGGACAGTGGAGAACACCCCTCCCACTCTGCGTCTTTGTAGTTCTTTATTCACAGCACAACCTCCAACCTTACACTTCACTTCCATCATCATAACATGTTGCTGCTTTGACATAAAATTTCAATAATGAGAAAAATGCAGCCCACCACTTTAATTTGGAGGCACATATTTGTATTACTTATATCATGTCTGTCATACAcactataattattattatggttaTCATTGTTAATAAAAAGCATAATAATGATTACAATGATAATGgtagtaacaataataataataatagtagtaatagtaatatATGACAATGATCATCTAGAcaaaattacacattcacaggTCACAAGTTAAGTCAGTGAGACAATGAGAAAGTGGTGGAACTTGTAAATAAATGCAGTAGCT
This sequence is a window from Paralichthys olivaceus isolate ysfri-2021 chromosome 6, ASM2471397v2, whole genome shotgun sequence. Protein-coding genes within it:
- the LOC109643433 gene encoding ninjurin-1 isoform X1, with translation MDRLNRQDIPLSKVGDIEAVTGRTGKVYRSININHYATKKSAAQSMLDVALLMANSSQLKTVLYVGPQYRFYLPLIVLLSLSITLQVAVGLLLVFIAVKYDLNDVRKHAKLDRMNNVATVFVFFTVLINIFITALGFEGHIVRSGESRIIAIPEPQLVPLPNDINATGVI
- the LOC109643433 gene encoding ninjurin-1 isoform X2, translating into MDRLNRQDIPLSKVGDIEAVTGRTGKVYRSININHYATKKSAAQSMLDVALLMANSSQLKTVLYVGPQYRFYLPLIVLLSLSITLQVAVGLLLVFIVKYDLNDVRKHAKLDRMNNVATVFVFFTVLINIFITALGFEGHIVRSGESRIIAIPEPQLVPLPNDINATGVI